The Acetomicrobium sp. S15 = DSM 107314 nucleotide sequence CTTCGTTGGGTACCGCCGAGGAAAAGAAGCTTATAAAGACGCTTTCGACCTTTCCAGAGGAGATGGGAGGAGCGGCGAGCGAACTTGCCCCTCATCGCCTCGTAAATTTTGCATATCAGTTGGCGGGCGATTTTCATGTATTTTACAACGCCAATCGCGTTTTGGGGGCCGGTGAGCCGCTGGAGCAATCGAGGCTGCTTTTGGTACGAGCGACTCAGGTGGTGTTAGAAAAAACCCTTGACATCTTAGGGATATCGATCCCTGAGAGGATGTGAGGAATGTTACGCCTTCGTTGGATATTGTGCCTGACTATCGTAGGTTTAATAGCTGCAATTTTGACGACGAGTTATCTCATGGAGTTATCCCGATTGCGGCATTTGTCCTCGGCGATCGACCAGCGAGTGGCGGAATTGGTTAGACTTAAGAGGGGGATACAAGACAAAGAGGAGAAGATCCTCTATTACAAAACGGAAGAGGGCATCGCGCGTGAGGCGAGGGAGCAATTCAATCTCGTGATGCCAGGAGAGCGCATATATCGCATAGAAGTTGCCAGTCCCGACGTGACGCGTTAGGTTGCTGCTACTAAATAAAATGACAGACACGGCGGACGCGTTGGCCCTTCTCGAACGAGAATCTTGCTTAAGTCCTCAGATGAGCATAGGCCTCGTGCACTCCAAATTTTTAGGCGGTACAGCTCGACCCATTGCCTCGAAAGACATCATGGCATATAATGCCAACGGTACATCCCTGCCTCTTTCGTGAAAAGAGGCCGTCAGTCCGAGGGGAGGAGGTGAAGTGGTGCGGCCTTACGAGATGATGGTCCTCTTTCATCCTGAGCTTGAGGACCACAAGGTAGCTGTCGATGAAGTCGGTGAGCTGGTTAAAAGCATAGGTGGCGAGATAGCCAAAGTCGATTTGTGGGGAAAGAGGCGCCTTGCCTATCCCATCCAGAAGAAGGAGGAGGGCTTTTACGCAGTTTACGCCTTCAACATGGAACCGTCTCAGGTAAAGGAGCTGCGGCGTCGCGTGCGACTCCAATCTTCTGTGATGCGTCACATGTTGGTGCGCCCTGATGCGTGAGGAGTTGAGTTCTCGTGGTTAGAGGGTTCAATAAAGTGATCTTGATGGGCAACCTGGCGCGCGACCCCGAAGTGCGCTACACTGCAAATAAGCAGACGGTAACCCGTTTGACGGTGGCCGTCGGCCGGCAGTGGAAGGATAAAAACGGCGAATTGAAGGAACAGACGGATTTCATTCCGGTAGTCGTATGGGGACCTCAGGCAGAATCGTGCGAGCGCTACCTGCGCAAGGGGCGCCCTGTCCTCGTGGAAGGCAGGTTTCAGGTTCGAAATTTTGAGACGAATACCGGAGATCGCCGTTGGGTATCCGAAGTAGTGGCCACGAGCGTGGTCTTCTTGGGTTCTTCTGCGCGGGGAGAGGATTTGGAGCCGGCACCCAGGAGGTTCGAGCGGCCTCAGGTTGGCAACGTTCGCGATGGAGGGGGCCTCTCCGAGGACTTTCCGCTCGACTTCTCGGAGATGCCGACAGAAGAGTCCGGAGACGACGAGGCAGATGTCCCCTTTTAACGCTATGAGGAGGTTTTGATTAGCATGGCAACATATAGAAGGCGCAAGCGTCGCCCCAAGGTGTGCCACTTTTGTTCCGATGACGTGAAGAGAGTGGACTATAAAGAGATAGAAAAGCTGCGCAGATATCTCACGGAGCGCGGCAAGATAGTCCCCCGCAGGGTGACGGGGAATTGCGCCAAGCACCAAAGACAGCTTACGAGGGCCATAAAGCGCGCCC carries:
- the rpsR gene encoding 30S ribosomal protein S18 yields the protein MATYRRRKRRPKVCHFCSDDVKRVDYKEIEKLRRYLTERGKIVPRRVTGNCAKHQRQLTRAIKRARIMALLPFASE
- the rpsF gene encoding 30S ribosomal protein S6 — its product is MVRPYEMMVLFHPELEDHKVAVDEVGELVKSIGGEIAKVDLWGKRRLAYPIQKKEEGFYAVYAFNMEPSQVKELRRRVRLQSSVMRHMLVRPDA
- a CDS encoding FtsB family cell division protein, whose amino-acid sequence is MLRLRWILCLTIVGLIAAILTTSYLMELSRLRHLSSAIDQRVAELVRLKRGIQDKEEKILYYKTEEGIAREAREQFNLVMPGERIYRIEVASPDVTR
- a CDS encoding single-stranded DNA-binding protein; this encodes MVRGFNKVILMGNLARDPEVRYTANKQTVTRLTVAVGRQWKDKNGELKEQTDFIPVVVWGPQAESCERYLRKGRPVLVEGRFQVRNFETNTGDRRWVSEVVATSVVFLGSSARGEDLEPAPRRFERPQVGNVRDGGGLSEDFPLDFSEMPTEESGDDEADVPF